Within Halopelagius longus, the genomic segment TTCGACGCCGGAGGCGGACTCGATGTACGTCGTCACCGTCGAGGTGCCGAGCATCCCGCCGACGGTGGTGCCGACGGCGTCGGCCATCAGCGGTTTGTCGATGTCCGGGAGGTTACCGTCCTCGTCGAGGAAGCCCGCCACTTGACCGACGCCGACGAGCGTTCCCGCGGTGTCGAAGAAGTCCACGAAGAAGAACGTGAACACGATGAGCGCGAAGGAGAACGCCTCGACGTTGCCGAAGCCGTCGAGGAACGCGCCCGCGAGCGGTGCGATGTTGTACGTCGCCTCGGTCGAACCGGCGACGAGTCCGGCGTCGGCGGGAACGACGCCGAGCGTCGTCACCACCCACCCGATGAACGCGGTGCCGAGGATGCCGAGGACGATGGAGCCCGGGATGCCCCGAGCGTACAGCGCGAACGTGAGAAACAGGCCGACGACGGAGACGATGGCGACGGGGTTCGACGCCACGTCGCCGAGGGTGACGAGCGTCGAGGCGTCGTCGACGACGATGCCCATCGCCTGCAGGCCGATGATGGCGAGGAACAGCCCGATACCGGTTCCGACGGCGAACTTCACCGGCGCGGGGAACAGGCGGATGATGTACTCGCGCGCGCCGACGGCGGTGAGGACGATGAAGAGGAGTCCCTCCACGACGACGGCGGCAAGCGCCGTCTGCCACGGTACCCCGAGTGCGCCGACGACGGTGAACGCGAAGAAGGCGTTCAACCCGAGTCCGGGCGCTTGCCCGAACGGCCGGTTCGCGTAGAACGCCATGACGAGCGTCGCCACCGCGGCGGCGATGATGGTCACGACGGCGAGCATCGACTGTACCTCGCTGGGCGCGTAGCCCGCGATGGCGATACCGTCCGCCCCCTCGATGAACGGCTGGTCGGTCAGTATCGACGGGTTGACGACGACGATGTACGACATCGTCAGGAACGTCGTCAGTCCGGCGAGAACCTCCGTCCGCACGGACGACCCGTGTTCTTGCACATCGAAGTAGTCTTCGAGCGTCTCAGTGAGCCCCATAATGCACGAGTGAGCATACTCGCTATTCCGACCATAAGCGTTACCATCGAAAGGGGCGAGAATGAGCACGCACGTGCATATCCCGGCAATTATGACGGGGGATTCTCTGCGCAGGCGTGTACTACCACAAACGACGAGTTCGTCGATAGAGAACGCGGGTGCTCGAAGGAAGCGCGTTCGCCGGGCAGTCAGAGACGATGCGTCGCCGGCGCGCCGACTCTCACTCCGTATCGAACTCGGTGAGTGCGCCGACGGGCGCGGCGGTGAGTTCCTTCGCGCGGTCGGTGCCCTTCTCGCCGACGGAGATGAGGGCGAAGACGCCGGTCACCTCGGCGTCGGCCTGTTTGGCGATGTCCAAGAGCAGTTCCTGCGTCTCGCCCGACCGGATGAGGTCGTCGACGACGAGGACTTTCTCGCCCGCGGAGATGGCGCGGGCGGGGAGGTAGTAGGTGAGTTCGATGCCGGAGGTGAGTCGCTGGCGGGACTCGATGAACTCCTCGACGGCCGTCTCCTTCGACTTCTTCGCGTAGGCGACGCGGGCGTCGAAGTACGACGCCATGGCCGCGCCCAAGGTGATGCCGTCCGTCGCCGCCGTCAGCACCACGTCCGGTCGCTCGAACTCGAGAGTGTTGGCCGCGACGGGCGCGACGAGGTCCAGAAACGACTGGTCGAAGACGACGCCGGAGTTGTCCACGTACCCCTCGTCGTCGAACTCGACGCGGGCTTCGAGTTCGGTCGCCAGTGCGTCGCGCCCGACGCCCTCGACGACGTCGCGGGCGCGTTCGATTCCGGGGAGGACGTGTCCGTTGACGTACCGGTTCAGGTCGCCCGCCGGGAGTCCTGTGACCTCGGCGAGTTCGTCGTACGTCCGAGTCTCTTTGAGCATCCGCAGGACGGCGACGGCTTGGAGTTGGAGAGTCGCCTTCTCCGCTCTGTTCATACCCCGATGGACGAGGTTGCGTAAGTATGAATACTTCGATGTAGATGAGAAACGAATTGCCCATATATGTGTAGGGCACGAGTCGCCGCTCGGTCCGTCGGCGGCGGGCGGACCGGCGGAGAGGTCGGCGAAGAAGCGGGCGTTACCGGTCGGCCAGCAGTTCGTCGGCGGTGACGAGGGAGTCAAGTTCCACGTCGGCCTCGGCGAGGCGTTCGGCGGCCCCCTCCTCGCGGTCCACCACGACGAGGACGCGGTTGACCTCCGCGCCGGCGTCTCGAAGCGCTTCGACGGCGTCGAGGGCGCTCTTTCCGGTCGTGGCGATGTCTTCGAGGACGAGAATCTCCTCGCCCTCGTCGAGGCGGCCCTCGATTCGCTTCGCCGTGCCGTACTCCTTGGCCTTCTTGCGCGCGATGACGTACGGCGTGTTCGTCTCGACGCTGGTCACCGCGACGAGGGGAACCGCGCCGAGTGCGACGCCCGCGAGTTTCTCGCCGTCGTGTTCCTCGGCGAACGCCTCCGCGACGAGGCGGAGGCAGGTGGGGTCCGTCTCGAACAGGTACTTGTCCACGTAGTAGTCCGAGGTGCCGCCGTGGGAGAGTTCGAACTCCCCGTACTGGACCGCGTCGGCCTCGCGCAGGGCCTCGATGAGTTCGTCGTTGGCCATACTGTCGTCGGGTCGCCCGAACGGGTTAAACGGGGCGGTTCGCCGCGGCGGTCAGGCGATGCAGTGCGGAAAGGACACCGAGGTAGACCGCGAGGCGAGCAAAGCGAGCCCTCGCGGAGGTTTTTGGTCCACCGGCAGAGCTCCGCTCTGCCGAGCCTCCGCTCGCTTCGCTCGCGGAGACAGATTTTTGGAGGGGGTTCGAGCGCGTCGCCGAAGGCGACGCGAGGAGACCCGAGGCGGAAAAAG encodes:
- a CDS encoding phosphoribosyltransferase family protein codes for the protein MNRAEKATLQLQAVAVLRMLKETRTYDELAEVTGLPAGDLNRYVNGHVLPGIERARDVVEGVGRDALATELEARVEFDDEGYVDNSGVVFDQSFLDLVAPVAANTLEFERPDVVLTAATDGITLGAAMASYFDARVAYAKKSKETAVEEFIESRQRLTSGIELTYYLPARAISAGEKVLVVDDLIRSGETQELLLDIAKQADAEVTGVFALISVGEKGTDRAKELTAAPVGALTEFDTE
- a CDS encoding NCS2 family permease codes for the protein MGLTETLEDYFDVQEHGSSVRTEVLAGLTTFLTMSYIVVVNPSILTDQPFIEGADGIAIAGYAPSEVQSMLAVVTIIAAAVATLVMAFYANRPFGQAPGLGLNAFFAFTVVGALGVPWQTALAAVVVEGLLFIVLTAVGAREYIIRLFPAPVKFAVGTGIGLFLAIIGLQAMGIVVDDASTLVTLGDVASNPVAIVSVVGLFLTFALYARGIPGSIVLGILGTAFIGWVVTTLGVVPADAGLVAGSTEATYNIAPLAGAFLDGFGNVEAFSFALIVFTFFFVDFFDTAGTLVGVGQVAGFLDEDGNLPDIDKPLMADAVGTTVGGMLGTSTVTTYIESASGVEEGGRTGLTALVVAVLFLASLALVPLAAAIPQYASHIALVVIGIVMLRNAVDIDWSDITNTIPAGMTILVMPFTYSIAYGIAAGIVSYPIVKLAAGDREDLRAGHWVLAGAFVLYFFVRTSGFLSAQV
- the pyrE gene encoding orotate phosphoribosyltransferase, with product MANDELIEALREADAVQYGEFELSHGGTSDYYVDKYLFETDPTCLRLVAEAFAEEHDGEKLAGVALGAVPLVAVTSVETNTPYVIARKKAKEYGTAKRIEGRLDEGEEILVLEDIATTGKSALDAVEALRDAGAEVNRVLVVVDREEGAAERLAEADVELDSLVTADELLADR